From Haloarcula rubripromontorii, the proteins below share one genomic window:
- a CDS encoding 30S ribosomal protein S8e, whose amino-acid sequence MKDQGRSPRKRTGGRRRPNHKKKKHELGKDTVETQVGEQRLKTVDSRGNTQKVRAVKTDVASIADGAETIEATIENVVENPSNPNYARRNIITKGAILETSEGRARVTSRPGQHGQVNAVLVE is encoded by the coding sequence ATGAAAGACCAGGGACGCTCCCCTCGCAAGCGGACAGGCGGACGCCGACGACCGAACCACAAGAAGAAGAAACACGAGCTCGGCAAGGACACCGTCGAGACGCAGGTCGGCGAGCAGCGACTGAAGACCGTCGACTCCCGCGGCAACACCCAGAAGGTCCGTGCGGTCAAGACCGACGTTGCGAGCATCGCTGACGGCGCGGAAACCATCGAGGCGACCATCGAGAACGTCGTGGAGAACCCGTCGAACCCGAACTACGCCCGCCGAAACATCATCACGAAAGGCGCAATCCTCGAAACCTCCGAGGGACGTGCCCGCGTGACTTCCCGTCCCGGGCAGCACGGGCAGGTCAACGCCGTGCTTGTCGAGTAA
- a CDS encoding DUF2240 family protein: protein MSLKTAVAAPFRQRGTDRMAESEFVVALSLDRNWFSPDQAKTLVDVAASEGLVERDDDDLVVGFDATHTDIPDGFTPGEEILQSRSTFERVLDAVVEAGMEKQTAVAGINALQSDIGVTLEAAAVVYARSEGVDVEAVAADVREEL, encoded by the coding sequence ATGAGTCTGAAGACGGCCGTCGCCGCGCCGTTCCGCCAGCGTGGAACCGACCGGATGGCGGAAAGCGAGTTCGTCGTCGCGCTCTCGCTGGACCGGAACTGGTTCTCGCCCGATCAGGCCAAGACACTGGTCGATGTGGCCGCAAGCGAAGGGTTAGTCGAACGGGACGACGACGACCTCGTCGTCGGCTTCGACGCCACGCACACCGATATCCCGGATGGGTTCACGCCGGGCGAGGAAATCCTCCAGTCGCGGTCGACGTTCGAGCGAGTGCTCGACGCTGTCGTCGAGGCCGGTATGGAGAAACAAACCGCCGTCGCCGGCATCAACGCACTTCAGTCCGACATCGGCGTTACGCTTGAGGCTGCGGCTGTCGTGTATGCGCGAAGTGAGGGTGTCGACGTCGAAGCCGTCGCGGCGGACGTTCGGGAGGAACTCTGA
- the trpG gene encoding anthranilate synthase component II, with amino-acid sequence MSASQPAAEDAVRDDLRVLFVDNFDSFTYNLVEYVSEHAETEVVRNTATLAEVEAFDPDAIILSPGPGHPKNERDVGVTLEVLREVSPDVPTLGVCLGLESAVYAYGGSIGRAPEPIHGKAFPIDHDGKGVFAGLEQGFQGGRYHSLIAADVPEAFVVSATTETEDGTELVMGVRHREYPIEAVQFHPESVLTAVGHDVIRNFLAGL; translated from the coding sequence ATGAGCGCGTCACAGCCGGCCGCCGAGGACGCCGTCAGGGACGACCTTCGGGTGCTGTTCGTGGACAACTTCGACTCCTTTACCTACAACCTCGTCGAGTACGTCTCCGAACACGCAGAGACCGAAGTCGTCCGCAACACCGCGACGCTCGCTGAGGTCGAGGCATTCGACCCTGACGCGATCATCCTTTCGCCGGGTCCGGGCCACCCGAAGAACGAACGGGATGTCGGGGTGACACTGGAAGTCCTCAGGGAAGTCAGTCCTGACGTGCCGACGCTCGGGGTCTGTCTCGGCCTCGAATCGGCGGTGTACGCCTACGGCGGCAGCATCGGGCGCGCGCCGGAACCCATCCACGGCAAGGCGTTTCCTATCGACCACGACGGGAAGGGCGTCTTCGCGGGCCTCGAACAGGGCTTTCAGGGCGGGCGCTATCACTCGCTCATCGCGGCCGATGTTCCCGAGGCGTTCGTCGTCAGTGCGACGACGGAGACCGAAGACGGGACAGAGCTGGTGATGGGCGTCCGCCACCGGGAGTACCCCATCGAGGCCGTCCAGTTCCATCCGGAGTCGGTCCTGACCGCGGTCGGCCACGACGTCATCAGGAACTTCCTCGCCGGTCTCTAG
- the trpD gene encoding anthranilate phosphoribosyltransferase gives MKEYIERVTDGEDLTQDEARTVATTVFEDATEAQIGALLTALRAKGETEAEIAGFAEGMRDAARTIRPDREGLVDTCGTGGDDYNTINVSTTSAIVAAGAGVPVAKHGNYSVSSSSGSADVLEEVGVDIEAEPPDVEETIERDGIGFMLAPVFHPAMKAVIGPRQELGMRTVFNILGPLTNPADADAQVLGVYDPDLVPVMAEALARLDVERALVVHGDGLDEIAVHGETVVAEVTGDRIAEYTITPEDMGLETHDIEDIAGGEPAENAADLRGIVSGEVTGAKRDIILANAGAAIYVAGVADTHEEGVEQARQAIESGAAADKLDDLIGA, from the coding sequence ATGAAAGAGTATATTGAACGCGTCACCGACGGTGAAGACCTGACACAGGACGAGGCTCGGACCGTTGCGACGACTGTCTTCGAGGATGCGACTGAGGCACAGATCGGGGCGCTTCTGACGGCACTGCGGGCAAAGGGGGAGACTGAGGCCGAGATCGCCGGCTTCGCAGAGGGGATGCGCGACGCCGCACGGACCATCCGGCCCGACCGCGAGGGGCTTGTCGACACCTGCGGGACCGGTGGCGACGACTACAACACGATCAACGTCTCGACAACGAGTGCCATCGTCGCGGCCGGGGCCGGCGTCCCTGTCGCCAAACACGGCAACTACTCTGTCTCTTCATCTTCTGGGAGCGCCGACGTACTCGAAGAGGTCGGCGTCGACATCGAGGCCGAACCGCCGGACGTCGAGGAGACGATTGAGCGAGACGGGATCGGCTTCATGCTCGCACCCGTGTTCCACCCGGCGATGAAGGCCGTCATCGGCCCGCGTCAGGAACTCGGGATGCGGACCGTGTTCAATATCCTCGGCCCGCTGACGAACCCTGCCGACGCCGACGCACAGGTCCTTGGCGTCTACGATCCGGACCTCGTGCCCGTGATGGCCGAGGCGCTGGCCCGACTGGATGTCGAGCGGGCGCTGGTCGTCCACGGCGACGGCCTCGACGAGATCGCGGTCCACGGCGAGACGGTTGTCGCGGAGGTCACCGGCGACCGGATCGCGGAGTACACCATCACCCCGGAAGACATGGGGCTTGAGACACACGACATCGAGGACATCGCAGGCGGCGAACCCGCGGAGAACGCGGCCGACCTCCGCGGCATCGTCTCGGGCGAGGTCACCGGCGCGAAGCGGGACATCATCCTCGCTAACGCTGGCGCAGCCATCTACGTCGCCGGCGTCGCCGACACGCACGAGGAGGGGGTCGAACAGGCCCGGCAGGCCATCGAATCGGGCGCGGCGGCCGACAAACTCGACGATCTGATCGGGGCATGA
- a CDS encoding phosphate uptake regulator PhoU: METRKVQLTGGSTYTVSLPKEWATENGVESGSIVEFYAEDDLLLVSPQHGNDHVEGTLDVTGLENRHELTRAVMTMYVSGFDIIRLEAARITAEQRRIIRDATQGLVGLEMIEETADRVVLQDLLDSSELSVLNAITRMRLVSLTMLSDAVEALIEDDNDLAEDVMQRDDDVDRLWYMVSRVFRTVLRNPTAANEIGFPRETVFDYQSSARQLERIADHATKIAGLSQEIDEITGETADLLDQLETEAIAVPETAMDALLADDNDEAVELANEARSRIPEVDETAREVDGKVRELDPQSAQLLGRVVDSLSRTADYGGNIAESALQKAAPRP, encoded by the coding sequence ATGGAGACGCGCAAAGTACAGTTGACGGGTGGGTCCACGTATACCGTCTCATTACCGAAGGAGTGGGCGACAGAGAACGGTGTCGAGAGCGGCAGTATCGTCGAGTTTTATGCCGAAGACGACCTGCTACTGGTTTCGCCACAGCACGGCAACGACCACGTCGAGGGAACGCTGGACGTGACCGGCCTCGAAAACAGGCACGAACTCACGCGAGCAGTGATGACGATGTACGTCAGCGGCTTCGACATCATCCGACTGGAAGCCGCCCGGATCACGGCCGAACAGCGACGCATCATCCGCGATGCGACGCAAGGACTGGTCGGCTTAGAGATGATCGAGGAAACGGCTGACCGTGTTGTTCTGCAGGACCTGCTTGACTCTTCGGAACTCTCTGTTCTCAACGCCATCACACGTATGCGACTCGTGTCGCTAACGATGCTCTCCGATGCCGTCGAGGCGCTCATCGAAGACGACAACGATCTCGCAGAAGACGTAATGCAACGCGACGACGACGTGGACCGGCTCTGGTACATGGTCTCGCGCGTGTTCCGAACCGTCCTCCGCAATCCGACGGCTGCCAACGAGATTGGCTTCCCTCGCGAGACCGTGTTCGATTACCAGTCCAGCGCCCGGCAACTCGAACGTATCGCCGACCACGCGACCAAGATCGCCGGCCTCTCACAGGAGATCGACGAAATCACCGGCGAAACCGCCGACCTTCTCGACCAGCTGGAGACCGAAGCCATTGCCGTCCCCGAAACCGCGATGGATGCGCTGTTAGCTGACGACAACGACGAGGCCGTCGAACTGGCAAACGAGGCTCGGTCCCGCATTCCCGAAGTCGATGAAACCGCCCGCGAGGTCGACGGCAAAGTCAGGGAGCTGGATCCACAGAGCGCACAACTACTTGGCCGCGTGGTGGACTCGCTGTCCCGGACTGCAGACTACGGCGGCAATATCGCCGAAAGCGCACTCCAGAAGGCCGCGCCACGGCCGTAG
- a CDS encoding phosphoribosylanthranilate isomerase has translation MTRVKICGVTDSADRNAVVTAGADAVGVIHGVPVDTPREVDEETAMRLVDGVPPFVTSVLVTMPTTVQEAVRRVDRIEPDAVQVHDGLSPAELGALDSRITQDIVAVVEANAPAIEDYATHADALLVDSVDADGGGGTGETHDWERTRAVVDSLDVPVVLAGGLTPENVAEAVETVGPFAVDVASGVEQSGGRKDHDAVGRFVRNATRAAGGAV, from the coding sequence ATGACGCGCGTGAAGATCTGTGGCGTGACGGACAGCGCGGACCGCAATGCCGTCGTTACGGCCGGTGCTGATGCGGTCGGCGTCATCCACGGCGTCCCGGTCGACACGCCCCGCGAGGTCGACGAGGAGACCGCCATGCGGCTCGTCGACGGCGTCCCGCCGTTCGTGACGAGCGTGCTGGTGACGATGCCGACGACGGTTCAGGAGGCCGTCAGGCGCGTCGACAGGATCGAACCCGACGCAGTACAGGTCCACGACGGACTCTCGCCGGCAGAGCTCGGAGCCCTCGACAGCCGAATTACCCAGGATATCGTCGCCGTCGTTGAGGCGAACGCGCCAGCCATCGAGGACTATGCCACCCACGCCGACGCCCTGCTCGTGGACTCAGTCGACGCCGACGGCGGCGGCGGCACGGGCGAGACACACGACTGGGAGCGCACGCGCGCGGTTGTCGACTCGCTGGACGTGCCCGTGGTACTGGCCGGGGGGCTGACCCCCGAGAACGTCGCCGAGGCCGTCGAGACGGTCGGGCCGTTCGCCGTCGACGTGGCAAGCGGCGTCGAGCAGTCGGGCGGCCGGAAGGACCACGACGCAGTCGGGCGGTTTGTCCGGAACGCCACGCGGGCGGCGGGGGGCGCGGTATGA
- the trpE gene encoding anthranilate synthase component I — protein sequence MTLDISREAFVEYAKADRPVVVRTAAELNVDVEPLTAYAALTGRTSDVAANDYTFLLESAEKVASSDPDGAFAPETDDRHARFSFVGYDPRAVVTVTGDESDIEAFDERYADLVTTDGGDVVDDLRAAMPDVALRNFPEMDRQHLEGGLVGFLSYDAVYDLWLDEVGLDRPDSRFPDAQFVLTTSTVRFDHVEDTVSLVFTPVVRQGEDAGERYDELAAEAERVENILSDLAPLETGGFRREDEVAGPQDEYEAAVERAKEYVLSGDIYQGVISRTRELYGEVDSLGFYEALRAVNPSPYMYLLGYDDLTIVGASPETLVSVAGDHVVSNPIAGTCPRGNSPVEDRRLAGEMLADGKERAEHTMLVDLARNDVRRVAEAGSVRVPEFMNVLKYSHVQHIESTVTGRLAEEKDAFDAARATFPAGTLSGAPKIRAMEIIDELERSPRGPYGGGVGYFDWDGDTDFAIVIRSATVEDEGDRDRITVQAGAGIVADSDPESEYVETEQKMDGVLTALEEIEGDPVHAGSDDTPEEVTR from the coding sequence ATGACCCTCGATATCTCACGCGAGGCGTTCGTCGAGTACGCCAAGGCCGACCGCCCGGTTGTCGTCCGCACCGCTGCCGAACTGAATGTTGATGTGGAGCCACTGACCGCGTACGCGGCGCTGACCGGTCGCACGAGCGACGTGGCGGCAAACGACTACACGTTCCTGCTTGAAAGCGCCGAGAAAGTCGCCTCCAGCGACCCCGACGGCGCGTTCGCACCGGAGACCGACGACCGCCACGCCCGATTCTCCTTTGTCGGCTACGACCCGCGCGCCGTGGTCACGGTGACCGGCGACGAGAGCGACATCGAGGCGTTCGACGAGCGCTACGCCGACCTTGTGACGACGGATGGCGGCGACGTGGTTGATGACCTCCGGGCGGCGATGCCCGACGTGGCGCTGCGGAACTTCCCGGAGATGGACCGCCAGCACCTCGAAGGCGGTCTCGTCGGCTTCCTCTCGTACGACGCTGTCTACGACCTCTGGCTCGACGAGGTGGGCCTCGACCGCCCGGACTCGCGGTTCCCCGACGCCCAGTTCGTCCTCACCACGTCGACGGTCCGGTTCGACCACGTCGAGGATACTGTCTCGCTCGTGTTCACGCCCGTAGTCAGGCAAGGCGAGGACGCCGGCGAGCGCTACGACGAACTGGCCGCCGAGGCCGAACGGGTCGAGAATATCCTCTCGGACCTCGCCCCGCTGGAGACTGGCGGCTTCCGCCGCGAGGATGAGGTTGCCGGGCCACAGGACGAGTACGAGGCTGCCGTCGAGCGCGCCAAGGAGTACGTCCTCTCGGGGGACATTTACCAGGGCGTCATCTCCCGGACCCGCGAGCTGTACGGCGAGGTCGACTCGCTGGGCTTCTACGAGGCGCTCCGGGCGGTGAACCCCTCGCCGTACATGTACCTGCTGGGCTACGACGACCTGACCATCGTCGGCGCGAGCCCGGAGACGCTCGTTTCGGTCGCCGGTGACCACGTCGTCTCGAACCCCATCGCGGGGACGTGTCCACGGGGGAACTCCCCCGTCGAGGACCGCCGCCTCGCCGGCGAGATGCTCGCCGACGGAAAAGAGCGGGCCGAACATACGATGCTCGTGGACCTCGCGCGCAACGACGTGCGCCGGGTCGCCGAGGCCGGGAGCGTCCGCGTCCCCGAGTTCATGAACGTCCTCAAGTACAGCCACGTCCAGCACATCGAGTCGACGGTGACGGGCCGACTCGCCGAAGAGAAGGACGCCTTCGACGCCGCTCGGGCGACCTTCCCGGCGGGAACCCTCTCCGGTGCGCCGAAGATTCGCGCCATGGAGATCATCGACGAACTCGAACGCTCGCCGCGTGGCCCCTACGGCGGCGGCGTCGGCTACTTCGACTGGGATGGCGACACCGACTTCGCTATCGTCATCCGCTCGGCGACGGTCGAAGACGAGGGCGACCGGGACCGCATCACGGTCCAGGCCGGGGCCGGAATCGTCGCGGATTCGGACCCCGAAAGCGAGTACGTCGAGACCGAACAGAAGATGGACGGCGTGTTGACGGCCCTGGAGGAAATCGAGGGGGACCCTGTCCACGCTGGGAGCGACGACACCCCGGAGGAGGTGACCCGATGA
- a CDS encoding HTH domain-containing protein: MSDTNPTPHIELYVRSMLPDGAHERQEAVIDRLQTLDENDHIDGFNVIVWGKQIAPQSAAARTAEGKYILNRVAEFKQWALSHNVSLDSFYQDTTVDSEAAESAYDAMALPVMGLAEYDGNELVHVAPCTKDDIVHTIMDRLDRLEVGQPPALDQEGGDVSVV, encoded by the coding sequence ATGAGTGATACTAATCCGACACCTCACATCGAGCTATATGTCCGGTCGATGTTGCCCGACGGCGCACACGAGCGACAGGAAGCGGTCATCGACCGCCTCCAGACCCTCGACGAGAACGACCACATCGACGGGTTCAACGTCATCGTCTGGGGCAAACAGATCGCACCGCAGTCGGCCGCCGCACGGACGGCGGAAGGCAAGTACATCCTGAACCGGGTCGCCGAGTTCAAGCAGTGGGCACTGAGTCACAATGTCTCCCTGGACTCGTTCTATCAGGACACAACCGTTGATTCAGAAGCAGCGGAGTCGGCATACGACGCCATGGCATTGCCAGTCATGGGGCTGGCTGAATACGACGGCAACGAACTCGTCCACGTCGCACCCTGTACGAAAGACGATATCGTCCACACGATTATGGACCGTCTTGACCGTCTCGAAGTGGGCCAGCCACCCGCGCTCGACCAGGAGGGTGGCGACGTGAGCGTCGTCTAA
- the pyrF gene encoding orotidine-5'-phosphate decarboxylase: protein MHFFDRLADRIATADSVVSVGLDPDPDRLPDSVLDADLPRWQFNRRIIDATHEHAACYKPNAAFYEDPDGWRALEETIAYAHGKDVPVLLDAKRGDIGNTARQYAQILDDEAGPAADAITVNPFLGRDSLEPFLQRADKGVFVLGRTSNPGGEDLQDLELASGEKLYERVVHLADLWNGNGNVGLVVGATNPDELEEIRELVPDIPFLVPGVGAQGGDAEAAVEHGLADGVGLVNSSRGIIFAGEDADTRRDDSGDAFFKAAGQSAKQLKQRLNQFR, encoded by the coding sequence ATGCACTTCTTCGACCGCCTCGCGGACCGCATCGCGACCGCCGACAGCGTGGTATCGGTCGGCCTCGACCCGGACCCTGACCGCCTCCCAGACAGCGTGCTGGACGCTGACCTCCCGCGCTGGCAGTTCAACCGCCGAATCATCGACGCGACCCACGAGCACGCCGCATGCTACAAGCCAAACGCCGCCTTCTACGAGGACCCCGACGGCTGGCGCGCCCTCGAAGAAACAATCGCCTACGCCCACGGGAAGGACGTGCCCGTGTTGCTGGACGCAAAGCGGGGCGACATCGGCAACACTGCACGGCAGTACGCCCAGATTCTCGACGACGAGGCAGGCCCCGCCGCCGACGCCATCACGGTCAACCCCTTTCTCGGTCGGGACTCCTTAGAGCCGTTCCTCCAGCGCGCTGACAAGGGCGTGTTCGTTCTCGGGCGCACATCGAACCCCGGCGGCGAGGACTTACAGGACCTCGAACTGGCCTCCGGCGAGAAACTGTACGAGCGGGTCGTCCACCTCGCGGACCTCTGGAACGGGAACGGCAACGTCGGCTTAGTCGTCGGTGCAACGAATCCCGACGAACTCGAAGAAATCCGCGAACTGGTCCCGGACATCCCGTTTCTCGTCCCCGGTGTGGGCGCACAGGGCGGGGACGCCGAGGCGGCCGTCGAACACGGCCTCGCGGACGGCGTCGGCCTCGTCAACTCCTCGCGGGGCATCATCTTCGCTGGCGAGGACGCCGACACGCGCCGGGACGACTCAGGTGATGCGTTCTTCAAGGCCGCCGGACAGTCCGCCAAACAACTCAAACAGCGTCTGAACCAGTTCCGATAG